A region of Lycium barbarum isolate Lr01 chromosome 1, ASM1917538v2, whole genome shotgun sequence DNA encodes the following proteins:
- the LOC132598558 gene encoding V-type proton ATPase subunit c''1, with product MAGHSSSWSRALVQISPYTFSAIGIAIAIGVSVLGAAWGIYITGSSLIGAAIKAPRITSKNLISVIFCEAVAIYGVIVAIILQTKLESVPTSQIYAPESMRAGYAIFASGIIVGFANLVCGLCVGIIGSSCALSDAQNSTLFVKILVIEIFGSALGLFGVIVGIIMSAQASWPSKAA from the exons ATGGCGGGTCACTCGAGTTCATGGTCGCGAGCGTTGGTACAGATCTCTCCCTACACATTCTCCGCTATCGGAATTGCCATTGCCATCGGTGTTTCTGTGCTTGGTGCTGCCTG GGGAATATATATAACTGGAAGTAGTTTGATTGGTGCTGCCATCAAAGCTCCCAGGATTACATCCAAGAATCTCATTAG TGTAATTTTTTGTGAAGCGGTTGCTATATATGGTGTTATTGTGGCCATCATTCTTCAAACAAAGCTCGAGAGTGTTCCTACCTCTCAGATTTATGCACCAGAATCTATGAGAGCTGGATATGCAATTTTTGCTTCTGGAATCATTGTGGGCTTTGCCAATCTTGTCTGTGG GTTGTGCGTTGGAATAATCGGAAGCAGCTGTGCCTTATCCGATGCACAGAACTCCACGCTTTTTGTTAAGATCCTTGTAATCGAGATTTTTGGTAGCGCACTTGGGCTGTTCGGTGTTATTGTGGGAATTATTATGTCAGCTCAAGCATCTTGGCCATCCAAGGCTGCATAA
- the LOC132620957 gene encoding probable 2-oxoglutarate-dependent dioxygenase AOP1, translating into MGSLTVSHKLPIIDFTKENLEPGTNSWSKTRKEAVCALEEYGCFVALYDQISLKIHNDVFQSLEKLFDLPTQTKVQNKSSKPLYGYVGQIPFIPLYESMGIDNANTLEGIQNFTNFMWPNGNNVCSQALLAYSKAAAELEEMVVRMVFESYGVEKYYDSYVKSVNYLARVMKYKEAQEQEAKLGFVAHTDKSFMSTIHQNQVNGLEIKGKDGQWFGVELSPSSIVVMAGDAIMAWSNNRIKSPHHRVMMEEKGARYSIAQFSFMEDSVMVETPKELVDEDHPLQFKSFNHLDYLHFFSKEENRRLECALKTYCGV; encoded by the exons ATGGGTTCTCTAACTGTTTCCCACAAACTTCCCATAATTGATTTCACAAAGGAGAACTTGGAACCAGGCACAAATTCATGGTCCAAGACACGTAAAGAAGCTGTTTGTGCTCTTGAAGAGTACGGTTGTTTTGTAGCATTGTACGATCAAATTTCATTAAAGATCCATAATGATGTTTTTCAATCACTAGAAAAGTTATTTGATCTTCCCACTCAGACTAAAGTCCAAAATAAGTCTAGCAAACCTTTGTATGGTTATGTTGGCCAAATCCCATTTATTCCTCTCTATGAGAGCATGGGCATTGATAACGCCAATACACTCGAAGGCATCCAAAATTTCACCAATTTCATGTGGCCTAACGGGAACAATGTTTGCAG TCAAGCTTTGTTAGCATACTCGAAAGCAGCAGCAGAACTAGAAGAAATGGTGGTGAGAATGGTTTTCGAGAGCTATGGTGTAGAGAAGTACTATGATTCTTACGTCAAATCAGTGAACTATCTAGCTAGAGTAATGAAATATAAAGAAGCCCAAGAACAAGAAGCAAAACTGGGATTTGTTGCTCATACGGACAAGAGCTTCATGTCAACAATTCATCAGAATCAAGTTAATGGTTTGGAGATCAAAGGGAAAGATGGTCAGTGGTTCGGTGTTGAGCTTTCCCCTTCCTCCATTGTCGTCATGGCTGGCGACGCAATCATG GCATGGAGCAACAATAGGATAAAATCTCCACATCATAGAGTGATGATGGAAGAGAAGGGAGCAAGATACTCCATTGCACAATTTTCTTTCATGGAAGATTCAGTAATGGTTGAAACACCAAAAGAGCTGGTTGATGAGGACCACCCTTTACAATTCAAGTCATTCAACCATCTTGATTATCTTCATTTCTTTAGCAAAGAAGAGAACAGAAGGCTCGAATGTGCTCTCAAAACCTATTGTGGTGTTTGA